Within Vicia villosa cultivar HV-30 ecotype Madison, WI linkage group LG1, Vvil1.0, whole genome shotgun sequence, the genomic segment GTCAACTTTTTTCTACAACTAGTTCATTCATACTTTCTTCTACAACTAGTTCATTCATCTTTCTGTCAATTGTCTCGGAACAAATCTGATGCATCAATCCATAAAAAGACACCAATTCTGTTAACTGTTCCACTGACATATTTGACATCATGTTCCTAGCAGCTTTCTCCCTCATCtgattcattttcattttttgtgcATAACTCGAACCGTTTCTATATGTTGCCCCAACCTGCTTTAGCCTATTCTCCTGCTGCAAACTCAGTGCTGTACTTGCCTGTAAAACCAAACATTATCACAAAGATAAATTGAGTTTATACTAGCTAGTCTCTAAAGTATATAAAATTTGGCAATACAGTCCGTGGTACTGGTAGTAAGATGTTACGAACCGACATGACGAGTTTTGTTATACTTTAGCGACATAATCCATGTAAAGAGTAGAGCTTTTGAGTAACCTGTAGAAAGTCTGCTCCTGGTTTAAGTTCAGAACTTTGGCTTACATCGACATGAGAATCGGACTTATACATGTCTCTAGCGACTGAAAAACTTTTCACAATCTGTTTTCTCTTTTGCTCAAGTTCCTCGTTTAGCTTCGGAGACTTGGGGACAAGTATTGAGCTGCTAAGTTTTTTCTCATAAGCTACTACAGCTTTTGCAAACTCCTATTTCACAAACAGCAACAgaaatccttcaattttatttCTTATAGAAATTCCACATGCATTGCGAAAAGTGTAAGAACAAAAAGTGTATATACCTGATAAGCCATACTGCATCCAGGATAATCAAATTCATCACTGTCATGGTTCCTCATTCTCTCTGGATGAAACTGAAGTCCCATGATAAACTTTCCATCTTCAGGACTATAATTATCAGGATCATAAAATCCTTCAATCAAACCATCTGGAGCAAATGCCATTGGAACAAATCTTTCTGCCAGTCGCTTAACACCTTGGTGGTGGTAACTATTCACCATGATCTCCATTTTCTCATCCACAAAAGAATCTTTAAACCAATCATGCAAAGGGGTGTTCTCGATAACATTTATCGAATGCCGATGTCCATCATAATTTAGATAGTCCATGTGAACCACTCTTTGAAACTCATGGTTTTTGTCCCCTATCTCTCTTTCTATATCTTGGTAAAGTGTGCCTCCACATGAAACATTAAGGATTTGAGACCCTCTGCATATACCCAAATAAGGTATATTTCTTTCAAGACAGAGTTTTGCAAGCCTTAGCTCAATGGAGTCTTTCTCTTTATCAATGGCAGCATCACTCGGGTGAAGCTCCCTTATAGCTTCAAGCTCTTCAGGTGTAAGTCCACAAAGTTCAGGATCATCATAATGAGAGGGATCAATGTCCTCACCTTCACAAAGAAGAACACCATGGATAGGCTCAAAGCTTTCTAAGAGAGTGTGAATTCCACTGACTCTAGGGACAATGATCGGAACAGCTCCATAtcttacaatcagatcaagatgatACTCACCTGTTCAATTCAGTGTACTATACTAGTTAGAATTTATTCAATACAACAATTGTTTTTTTAGTAAACCATATATCTCTGCGTAACTAAAGAGAGTAATCCAGATGATGGTTAAGCCGGGAGAAATCTCTTATATAATATTTAAGAAGTAGTTACGTAATGTCTTTATGACacaaaaattaaaagtataaaacGTTACATTTGACAAATTCATTCATATATTAGTAACAAGAAAGTACATGCATGACCTAGCAGGTACAAAATTGAACCAATAACTACAAAATAAAGTGAGTAAGAAATCTTACCAACAAAATCTACAAATTTGTTCTTGCGAATAGTACGTCGAGAAACGATGAGAACCCTTGGCAAAAGCAATGACAGATCAGAGGTAGCCATGGCAATTGAGTTTGAGATTCGAtgcacaaaaacaacaacaacgtgGAAACTGTGATTTTTTGTTTAATCAAATTAAGAGAAATTGAAAAATCTCATGTatatagaaaaagagaaaaatcagAAGGGAAATTTCAAATAaggtaaaaaaaataatgatattaATTGCACAATATCTGAAAAATCAGTGATAGATAGAACATTTAGaattgattttctttttcaaaatggatTTACGCGCAATTTGTTCTTAAGTATAACAATCTAAGAGGAGTAACGTTTGTGTGTTAATTGAGATTGAGGAATGCGATTGCTAATGGTTCATTGTTGTGTTTTTGTGATTGTGTATTCCTAAAATGTAAATGGATCTTAGCtgaatttattttctgtttttcaATTGCAATTGTTATGATTTGGTATGAAAATATTTCGTGTCAAGATACGAAAATGAAGGATCAGTCAATTACTAAATGACCACAAAGGATGGGATGATTAAACCTAAAGATTTATCTATTTTTTACAATATCAGTGTGCATCCTTAATTCTCATTTATTGTTTTTAATGTGTAAATGAATATTTACTATttactataatattttattttctttcaatttgatttaattttagaaaaaaaaaattagatacaaTTTCTAAGGTGAgtttcttactattttccaattaaatatgACTAGTATAGTTTTTTAATatctatcatttttttttttgataacaaGGAGGGCCTAAccccaaagaaaaaagaaactacAGAAACACTCCTCCTATAACTAACACCAGCTTTATCCCTTTCTATAACTCTCCTAACACAATCAGGAGCTACACTAAAGAAGAAAGTTCCACCATGCAAACTCTGTCGTTTAAAgagtgaaaatagaaaaaaattgtaTATGTATAGAAAGAAATTATACACTTAtaatattttcattgaaaaataataagaatcacacttaaaattgtatttaagtttttttctttACAAAAAAGAAATTAGTTCCCATAAAAAAATTTGGTTATTATTTTAAAAAGCACTTATGAAATACCTACAAGAAATAACATCATGGTTACATTTTATTGAACAACTGTGTAAATGTAATGTGGATATTCATtaattcttaattttaatttttaaaataaaaaaaaaaatcatatttatgaGTTCATtcgggtgtgtttgtttcaatttaaaaataacatttcTTAAAATTCTATTCCATTtccatcattattattattatttggaataatatttttattcaagTGTTTGGCAAAAACTAAAAAGTTAATAatctttatttagtttaaaaattataaaaaattaaataaataaatatgtgacTAGTTGTGAGGAGTTATAATTATTCTCATGGAAATATTTGATTCTTACCCTTTAAactttggaataaaaataaaagaatcatatataaataaagtttatgagaaTAAAATATGCCTCAaaataattcttttaaaattaaatcaaacatgaGAATATTATATTCCCATAACCATATTTTCGAAAATATTTTTCAcaaccttgaaacaaacacattCTCATTCATTTCTTAAATTTATTCAATTTTTCGTAGTTCAAAATAATAAAGAATTAAGAATGAAAAAATTCTATTCATTTTTACGAtaaagatgaaaaatgttctaGTATATTTACAAAGGGAtaaagatgaaaaatgttctaGTATATTTAAAAAGGGCCCCAGAAAGGCCTTGCAGGAAGTTGTCCAATGATAGACGGTGTGATATATCATCCTCGTTAGTTTCTTATTTGCCTTTTTattaaaacacttgttgattTATTAAAACAACGGTAGTGGCATATCCCTACCTATAACGGTATAAGAGAGAAAGTCAAAAAAAGAGTCATGTTCTTTAGAGTAATAAGAGAAATAACTATCAATTTTCTATGCTCCTATGAGAGAAAATGTTATTACTGTTTTTTTGGAGCCTAAGACCCAGCCTCAAGAGATTCTTATAAATACTTCAACCCTAAGGTTCAGAAGGAATTCAATTTACTCTGAAAACATCATATACAAAATTTCTCATCATCGTTATGAGAGCTTGCTCTAACATCACAATAACCTTAAAGTCCTCTAGCAACCATACACAATTAAGGATTGTCGCTCATTATATTATTAACAATACAATTAGCGTCTGTCATGGAGTCTGGTAAAACGAACTTGGGCCACCAGTACATTAGACAGACATAATGCTAGTCACATCTTCCACCCATATTCAACATGGTAAACAAGAAAGTAGTAACTCTGACCAACACTAGTACAACGGAAGAATATGGCAGAGTTGCCCTACCATGGACGACTTACGTCATTAGAGTAAAATATTGAAGGACAACGTCCTTCACTTCCAGCAGCGTCAGCAGGAGGCTGAACCTCTTGAGAAGACTGAAATTCTAGACCCAACCTCTCTCTAATGTGATTTGGGAGCGCCAGTGCTAGAGAATTTCAAGTTGCCTTCATTGGCCAAGTTTGATGGGCACAACAACCCATATGAGCATGTCATATATGTCAACACGCAGATGGAAATTGATGGAGCCTCTTGTGGATTAAGAATGCGCAGCGAGACTTGGGTCGAGGAAGAGGAAGGGGTCAGTAATGACATTTTTTTATCAGTTCAGCGAGATGGAAGGGGTCACCATTGGCGTTAGCTTCATTGTTGTTGTTGGCCATGATGATCGGTAGATTGATTGAAATTGCTTTGATCTTGTGCTAAGAGAAGACGAGGGAGCAAATAGTTTCCCATTGACGACGCCACTAATCTTACTTAATTAGAATGAATTTTCTTGGCCTGCAACTTGTTAAACTTCAGAGGATGGGGGATGTATCTACAAGGTACTCTGATGTCAAAGTGAGAACGATATAAAAATGAaggatataaaaaataaaatatgaaaaaattgaGCTCTAaatttacataaataaatatagagAGATGAACGAATTTTTGTATTATTTGAACTTTAGTTATGTTGCTATGCctgttttcatctttctcttgatTGTTTTATTTTCCATTATTCAACCACTAGCGTCTAGACGAGCACTCACGTGCTTGTATGTcctatttttagtccctcccgttaaa encodes:
- the LOC131646776 gene encoding putative glutamine amidotransferase GAT1_2.1; translation: MATSDLSLLLPRVLIVSRRTIRKNKFVDFVGEYHLDLIVRYGAVPIIVPRVSGIHTLLESFEPIHGVLLCEGEDIDPSHYDDPELCGLTPEELEAIRELHPSDAAIDKEKDSIELRLAKLCLERNIPYLGICRGSQILNVSCGGTLYQDIEREIGDKNHEFQRVVHMDYLNYDGHRHSINVIENTPLHDWFKDSFVDEKMEIMVNSYHHQGVKRLAERFVPMAFAPDGLIEGFYDPDNYSPEDGKFIMGLQFHPERMRNHDSDEFDYPGCSMAYQEFAKAVVAYEKKLSSSILVPKSPKLNEELEQKRKQIVKSFSVARDMYKSDSHVDVSQSSELKPGADFLQASTALSLQQENRLKQVGATYRNGSSYAQKMKMNQMREKAARNMMSNMSVEQLTELVSFYGLMHQICSETIDRKMNELVVEESMNELVVEKS